Sequence from the Rhodococcus jostii RHA1 genome:
GACGTGATCGACGTGCTGCGGCGCCACGAGCAGGCAGAGAATGCTGACCGCGCACATTCCGATCAGGAGGCCGATCACCGGCCACACGCTGCCGGTGGCCTGGTACATGAGCGTGGACACCAACGGCGACAGTCCACCGAAGATCGCGCCGGCGCCCTGGTAGGCGAGCGAGATGCTGGTGTACCGGGCCTGCGGCCGGAACATCTGCGACAGCACCGCCGCGATCGGACCGTACGTCGCGGCCAGGACGAGCCGCATGACGGCGAAGGTCAGGAAGATCAGGACCACCGACCCGGACGTCAGGACCAGGAACTGTGGCGCGGCGAGCACCGCGACGGCCAGCAGTCCGTAGATCACCACGCGGATCCGGCCGACCTTGTCGCCGAGCCACGCCACTCCGAGCGTGGCGATCAATTCCACCACCGCGGCAACGCTGAGCGCGTTGAGGACGAGTGTCTCGGACAGCCCGACGTCCGGGTCGGTGGCGTACGCCGTGATGAACGTCGTCACGAGGTAGTAGCCGCCCACCGCGACGGGCAGGATGCCCATGCCGAGCAGGATCGGGCGCCAGTTGGTGACGATGGCGTACTTCAGCGGCAGCGCTTCGGGTTCGGTCGCCGTCTGCACCTCGGACTCGAAGACGGGGGATTCCTCCACCTTCAGTCGCACCAGCAACCCCACGCCGATCAGGAGCGCCGAGCACAGGAACGGCAGCCGCCACGCCCAGTCCCGCAGGGCGTCGTCGCCGAAGGTCGAGAGGACACTGAAGAACCCGGTGGCGAGCAGCGCGCCTGCGGGGTTGCCCAGCTGTGCGAATCCGCCGTAGAACGTCTTCTTGTCCTCGGGCGCGTGTTCGACGGCCATCAGCACGGCGCCACCCCATTCGCCGCCCACCGCGAAACCCTGCACGAAACGCAGCATCACGAGCAGCAGCGGCGCCCAGAACCCGATCTGCGCGTATGTCGGCAGCGCACCGATCAGGAACGTGCCCGCGCCCATCAGGGTGAGTGTCACGACGAGCGCCGTCCGCCGGCCGACCCGGTCGCCGACGTGTCCGAAGACGATGCCGCCGAGCGGGCGGGCGAAGAAGCCCACCGCATAGGTGGCGAACGCGGCGGCGATGCCGGTCAGGCGGTCGGTGTCGGAGGGGAAGAAGATCTCACCGAACACCAGGGCCGCCGCCGTGGCGTACACGTAGAAGTCGTACCACTCGATGGTGGTGCCGACGAAGGCCGCGAAACCCGCCTTGCGGGCCTTGGCGATCTGAGTGTCGTGACTCATGGCTGATCCTCGGTGGTTGCAGTGGTCGAGAGTAGGTCGCTGCGGGTGGAATGCGCCAATTCGCCGTCGATCCACGTTTCACGGACCTCGATGTCGGCAATGGTGTGCGGGTCGACGGTGAGAGGGTCGGCGCCGAGGACCACGAAATCGGCGCGCTTGCCGGGGGAGATGCTGCCGAGTTCGGATTCCCGTCCGAGCGCGCGGGCCCCGTTCAGCGTGTGCGCGGTGAGGGCCTGGGCGGCGGTCAGTCGCAATGCGTTCGAGCCGAGTTGATGTCCCTGCCGGGTGATGCGGGTGACGGCGGCCTGGATCGCCTCGAGTGGTTTGGGCTCGGCGACGGGTGCGTCGGAACTGATCGTGACCGGTACGTCGGCTTCGACGAATTCGCCCAGGGGATTGAAACGCTCACCCGGGGTGCCGATGGCCGCGGTCACGCCCTCGCCCCAGTTGTAGTAGTGCTGCGGCTGGTTGACGGGGTACACACCGAGTGCGTGCATCCGCGTGATCTGCTCGGGGGTCGGCAACCCGCAGTGCTCGATGCGGTGACGGGCATCGGCGTCGGGATGCGCCTTCTGCGCGGCCTCGATCGCGTCGAGGACCATGTCGATCGCGGTCGGCGACTGCGCATGCGTCGCAGTCTGCAGGCCGACGGCGTGTGCCTTCGCGATCAGCGCCGCATAGTCGGCGGGCTCGTGATAGAGCTGCCCGGTCCGGCACGGGTCGCCCACGTACCCATCAGGGAAGTAGGCGGTCCAACCGCCGAGAGTGCCGTCGGCGTAGAACTTGATCCCGCCGAACGCGAGACGTGAGTTGCCGAACGCACCGTGCAGCCCGGTGTCGAGCGCGTGATCGAGCAGGTGGCTGAGCAGGTACATGCTCACCCGGGTCTCGAGCCGGCCCTGCTCCGCCAGTCGCAGGTACATGTCGAACTCGCGCCGCGTCACCTGGCAGTCGCCGATCGTGGTGACGCCGCCCTCGAGGAACTTCTCCTGCGCCACGGAGAGCTGCCGCAGATGCTCCTCGGGTTCGTCCTCGAGGTGGAAGTTCGGGCCGTGATGACCGACCTTGACGCCGTTCACGCCGGTGAGGATGTTGCAGGCGGCATCGGACAGTTCGCCGGTCAGCTCGCCGTCCGCGTCGCGGAAGAACTCGCCGCCGGGCGGATTCGGGGTGTCACGGGTGACGCCGTGGAGCTCGAGGGTGAACGTGTTGACGACGCCGCCGTGGCCGCTGGCGTTCATCAGGTAGACCTCGCGGTCGGTACCGACCTGATCGAGTTCCTCCTTCGTGGGATGACGGCCCTCGACGAGGTTGCGGTGCTCGTAGCCGTACCCACGCACCGGGATCCCGGCAGGCTGGTTCCCCGCCGCCTCCCGGAGCAGTGCGACGATCTCGGGAATGGTGCGTGCCTTCTCGGGGCCGCAGTCCACCCAGCTGAGCATCTGGCCGTACATCAGGGGGTGGGCGTGCGGATCGACGAACCCGGGTACGACGGTCGCCCCGGCGAGATCGATGACGTCCGTCGTCCGGGTGCCGATCCTCCGCGCTTCCTCACGACATTCCGCAGCGGTGCCGACCGCGGCGAAGCGATTGCCGTAGACGAGGAAGGCCTCGGCGCCCTCGGTGTCTGCGTCCACGGTGCGGAGCGTGCCACCGGTGAAGACGGTGGCGGTGGCGTCGAGGGGGGACGCCTCGTGGTGAAACAGCTTGCGCATGGTGATCCTTCGAGATGGTGGTGTGGGTCACGTTCCGGTTGGGAGGGAAATTACGCCCTGACCAGCGGCTACGCAATACATCAAAGTTTCGGAGCGATCGTTCGACGACGAATGTGTTCAGTAGTTGGAGCAGATTTGCACCGATTCGCAGAATATTGGGATCTGTGCGATTCTTCTTGTCTGTCGGGAATGCAGAAAGAAATCGAGAAATCTCGGGGCATCATGACTGTCGAACTGGATTCCAAGCTCATCGCGGCGTTGCAGTCGAACGGTCGCGCAACCTATCGGGAGCTCGCCGCGACCGTGGGCGCACCCCGCGCCGCGGTGTCCACGCGCGTCCAGACGCTGCTCGACACGGGCACGGTGAGTGTCGTTGCCGTCGCACACCCCGAGTTGCTGGGCCTCAAGGCGATGGCACACGTGTCCGTCGCCGTGTCGGGGCCGGTGGGTCCCGTCGCCGAGGCACTCTGCGCGTCGGAGGCGGCCGTCTACATTTCCGCTGTGAGCGGGCAGTACAACATCATCGCCGAACTGCGCGTCCCCAACCAGCGGGACCTCTACGACGCCATCGCCGCGATCCGTGCGGAACCCGGTGTCCGCACCGTCAACACGCTGTTCTACGCCGATGTCATCAAGGGAATCTTCATGCCCAAGAGCGCATTACGGGCCGACGTCCGACTGGACGCAAAAGACGTCGCGCTCATCGAGTTACTGGAACGGAACGGGCGGATGCCGTTTCTGGAACTGGCCGAACGCACCGGGCTCTCACCGAGTGCGGCGCGGAATCGCGTGAACCATCTGATCGACAGCACCGCGTTGCGCGTCGGAGCCGTCGTGAGGCGCCGCGGTGGCGGCAGAACCCTCGCCATGGGCATCGGTGTCAGCCTCGGATCGCGGGACCGGGAGGCGTGCGCGCAGATCGAGGACCTGCCGGGTATCGAGTTCCTGGCGCGGACACTCGGCAGATTCGACCTGATCGGCACGGTCGCCGCCGACTCGTCGGGTGACCTCTACGCCCTTGCCGAACACATCCGGACGATCGACGGTGTGATGGCCCTGGAGACCTGGACGCATCTCGAGGTGTTCAAGGAGCACTACGCCCGTAGCCTCGACGTCCGCGGATAGAAGCGTCCCGGAAGCGAGTCACTTCGGCCGGGTAACTGTGAGACGATCGGCCGATGCGCCTCGGGTTGCACGCACTCGGGATCGGCACCGGCGCTCGTCGCGCGGTGATCGACTCGGTCGCGGTTGCCGCCGAGAACAGCGGATTCGCCACGCTGTGGGCAGGCGAGCACGTCGTGATGGTGGACCGGTCGGAGTCGCGGTATCCGTACGCGGACGACGGCCGGATCGCGGTCCCCGCCGTCGCGGATTGGCTCGACCCGATGATCGGGCTGAGCTTCGCCGCCGCTGCCACCCACACGATCGGCGTTGCCACCGGAGTGTTGCTACTGCCCGAACACAATCCCGTCCTCATGGCCAAGCAGGCCGCGACGTTGGATCTGATGAGTGGGGGCCGGCTGACGCTCGGCGTGGGCATCGGATGGTCCCGGGAAGAATTCGCTGCGCTCGGCATTCCGTTCGAGGGACGTGGCGAGCGCGCCGCCGAATACGTTGCGGCGATGCGCACGCTGTGGCGTGACGACGTCGCGACGTTCGAGGGTGCGTTCGTCCGCGTCGATTCGGTGCGGGTCAATCCGAAACCCGTGCGTGATCGCCGGATTCCGGTCGTGCTCGGCGGCAACAGTGACGCGGCACTCCGCCGGGTCGCGGCGTGGGGTGACGGCTGGTACGGGTTCAGCCTGGACGGCGTCGACGCCGTCACCGAACGAATCCGGACGATCCACGCACTGTGCCGGGACGCAGGGCGCGACGCCGAGGAGTTGCGCCTGGCCGTAGCCTTGCGGGAAGTGGACCCCTCCGACGTCGATGCGCTGGCCGAGGCGGGAGTCGACGAACTCGTCCTCGTCGAGTCGCCACCCGGGGATCCCGGCGCGGCCGCCGACTGGGTGGCATCGCTCGCGCGCCGATGGATGCCCGCGCTCGGCTGACCGTTCGATTACCGGCTTGACAGCCCTGGCCTGGGCCTTTGGGGTGAACACTTGCCGCGCAGTGCCGAGTTGTCCACAACGTGCACTTCATACACAGCCCAATTCGTTCGCCCAGTTCGGGCACCTCTTCCCGGAATGCGGGTCGGGCACGGTGGTGCGAGAGACGCGGTTTGCATCGGTGGGCCGCCGGGGGACGGGGTGGAGGCTGCTGTGGCGCACAATCTCGCGCTTGGTGCACATGGGGAGGATCTGGCCGCCCGGTATCTCACCGAGGCGGGCATGGAGATCGTCGACCGGAACTGGCGATCCCGATACGGGGAAGTCGATCTCATTGCGGCAGAGGGAGACTGGCTCGTGTTCGTGGAGGTGAAGACACGGCGCGGCCTGGGATACGGCAGTCCGGCCGAGGCGGTGACGTTCTCGAAACAGCGCAGGATCCGCCTGTTGGCCGTGGAGTGGCTGCGGGACTCGGGCCGGCACTGGTCGCGGGTGCGGTTCGACGTGGTCGCGATCATGATCGGGCACGGTCCGCAGCCCCAGATCGAACACGTCCGGGATGCGTTCTGATGGCACTGGGGCGAGCACACTCGGTGGCCGTGACCGGGGTCGACGGTCAACTGGTCGAGATCGAGGCCGATATCGGCCGCGGACTCCCCGCGGTGCATCTGGTCGGGCTGCCGGACACCGAGCTGCAGGAGGCTCGGGACCGGATCAGGGCCGCGGTGGCGAACTCGGGCGAGGAGTGGCCGGATTCGAAGGTGATCCTCGCGCTGTCGCCGGCGACGCTGCCGAAGGTCGGCTCGGTCTACGATCTCGCCCTCGTCGCTGCCGTGCTGGACGCGGCAAAGCAGGTGAAGCGGCAGCGGCTGCGCGAGACCGTTCTGCTCGGAGAACTCGCGCTGGACGGGCGGCTCCGGTCGGTGCGCGGGATTCTGCCTGCGGTGCTCGCGGCGAAGAATGCGGGGTGGGCGACGGTGGTCGTCCCGGTGCAGTCGCTGCCCGAGGCAGGGCTGGTCGGTGGTGTCGAGGTGCTCGGCGCGCACGACCTGCGGGCGGCGATCGCGTGGCTGCGGGAGGAGCGGGATCTCGAGTATCCGGAGCCGGCGCAGTGGGTTGCGCAACCGGTGCGCGCCGATCTGAGCGAGGTGGTGGGTCAGGCAGAGGCGCGCTGGGCCATCGAGGTGGCGGCGGCGGGAGCGCACCACCTGATGCTCACCGGCCCACCCGGCGTGGGGAAGACGATGCTGGCGCAACGACTTCCCGGGGTTCTGCCCCCGCTCACCGAGAGTGAATCGCTCGAGGTGACAGCAATCCACTCCGTGGCCGGGCTCCTGCCGCCCGAGCGTCCCCTCATCGACGTGCCGCCGTTCATCGCACCCCACCACACCGCGTCCGTGAGCGCACTCGTCGGCGGGGGAAGCGGGGTCGCGAAGCCCGGCGCGGTCAGTCGCGCCCACCGAGGGGTGCTGTTTCTCGACGAGTGCGCCGAGATCGGAACCAAGGTCCTCGAAGCTCTGCGGACCCCGCTCGAGGACGGGGAGGTGCGAATCGCGCGCCGGGACGGGGTCGCCCGCTATCCGGCGCGCTTCCAGCTGATCCTCGCGGCCAATCCGTGCCCGTGCGCGCCCGCGCGGGAAGCCGACTGCGTGTGCGCACCGACTGCCCGGCGACGCTACCTCGGGAAGCTGTCGGGACCGCTGATGGATCGGGTGGATCTGCGGGTGCGGATGCAGGCCGTCGCGACCGGAGCGTTCAAAGACGAGGTCGGGGAGAGCACCGAGGACGTCCGCCAGCGGGTGGCGGAGGCGCGGGCGGCCGCCGGCGAGCGGTGGAGCGACTACGGCTGGCGCACCAACGCGGAGGTGCCCGGACCGACCCTGCGGCAGAAGTTCCGGTTGGCACGGCCCGCGCTGGCGCCGGTGGAGCGTGCGCTACGGAAGGGACTGATCACGGCCCGGGGCGCCGATCGGGCGTTGCGAGTGGCCTGGACCGTGAGCGATCTGGCGGGACTCGACATGCCGGGCCCGGAGCAGGTGGTCACCGCGTTGGGGTTTCGTGATCGGAGCTTTCAGTGACAGTGGAAAGTCGAAGTGGTGCAAGCGGTCTGAATGTGGTCCAGGATCCGCGGCGGTTGGCGTGGGCGTATCTGTCGAAGGTGGTGCAGGGGCCGAGCCCGGCGCTGTCGCGGCTCGTGGAGGAGGTGGGTCCGGAGGAGGCGGCGCGGGCCGTGCGGGAGCGGGACCTGTCGGAGATGCTGGGGGAGCGGACCGTTGCCCGGGCGCATGTGGATACCGCCGCGCACGATCTCGCACTGGTGGCGGGGATGGGTGGCCGGCTCGTGACGCCGGACGACGACGAGTGGCCGGCTCGTGACGCCGGACGACGACGAGTGGCCGCAGTGGCGGCTCCTCGGCTTCGGGAATCTGTCCCGATCGCGGGACGAGGGCCCGCCGTTGGCGCTGTGGGTGCTCGGTTCGCGGCCGGTGGCCGAACTGACCGATCGGGCGATCTCGATCGTGGGGACGCGGGCGGCGAGTGCCTACGGCGAGCACGTGACTGCCGAGATTTCCGGTGATCTCGCCGTCGACGGGTGGACGATCGTGTCGGGTGCGGCGTTCGGGGTCGATGGTGCCGCGCATCGGGCAGCGCTGGGTGTCGGGGGCCTGACGGTGGCGGTGCTCGCGTGTGGTGTGGATCGTGCGTATCCGGCGGGGCATGCGCGCATGTTGCGGCAGATCGCGCAGAACGGTGCGGTGATCAGTGAGTACTCGCTCCAGGTACATTAACACCATGGATCCGCAGCACAAGCCGACACGCGCACTGATCGTCATCCGATTGTCCCGGCTGACTGATGAGACGACCAGTCCAGAGCGTCAGCTAGAGGCCTGCGAGCGCTTCTGTGCAGCTCGCGGCTGGGAAGTCGTGGGCGTGGCCGAGGATCTCGACGTGAGCGCTGGCACGACGTCGCCGTTCGAGCGACCGTCTCTGTCTCAGTGGATCGGCGACGGCAAGGACAACCCCGGACGCATCGGCGAGTTCGACACGGTCGTGTTCTACCGGGTGGACCGGCTCGTTCGACGAGTCCGGCACCTCCACGATGTCATCGCCTGGTCCGAGCGGTTCGATGTCAACATGGTGTCCGCGACCGAGTCGCATTTCGATCTGTCGACCACGATCGGCGCACTGATCGCCCAGCTCGTTGCCTCGTTCGCCGAGATGGAACTAGAAGGCATCAGCCAGCGCGCGACATCCGCGCATCGGCATAACGTCCAGCTCGGCAAGTTCGTAGGCGGATCTCCTCCGTTCGGGTACATGCCCGAGGAGACCCCGGACGGCTGGCGCCTGGTCCATGATCCCGATGTGGTGCCGATCATCCTCGAGGTTGTCGACCGGGTGCTCGAGGGTGAGCCGCTACGGAGGATCACAGACGATCTCAACGCACGCGGGGCGACCACGGCCCGAGACCTGGTCAAACAACGCAAGGGCAAGGAGACCGAGGGCCACAAATGGCACTCGAACGTGCTCAAGCGTCGACTGATGTCCCCGGCGATGCTGGGGTACGCGCTGCGCCGCGAGCCGCTCACCGACTCGAAGGGAAAGCCCAAGCTCAGCGCCAAGGGTGCGAAGTTGTACGGCCCGGAGGAGATCGTTCGCGGCCCCGACGGGCTGCCGGTACAGCGGGCAGAGCCGATCTTGCCCAAGCCACTGTTCGACCGGGTCGTCGCGGAGCTTGAGGCCCGCGAGCTGCAGAAGGAACCCACAAAGCGGATCAACTCGATGTTGCTGCGGGTGCTGTACTGCGGGGTTTGCGGACAGCCGGTGTATCGGGCAAAGGGCCAAGGCGGACGCTCGGACCGCTACCGGTGCCGGTCGATCCAGGACGGGGCCAACTGTGGCAACCCGTCGGTGTTGACCTACGAACTGGACGACCTCGTGGAGGAGTCGATCCTGGTTCTCATGGGCGACTCCGAGAGGCTCGCTCACGTCTGGAACCCAGGCGAGGACAACGCATCTGAGCTGGCCGAGGTCGAGGCCAGACTCGCTGACCGAACCGGCCTGATCGGTGTCGGTGCGTACAAGGCAGGCACTCCGCAGCGCGCCACACTCGACACGCTGATCGAGGCAGACGCCAAGCTCTACGAGCGGCTGAAAGCCGCCACACCACGGCCCGCCGGATGGACCTGGGAGCCGACCGGCGAGACGTTCGCCGAGTGGTGGGCAGCACTCGACACGGGTGCGAGGAACGTCTACCTCCGCAATATGGGTGTCAGGGTCACCTACGACAAGCGCCCAGTACCTGAGCAGGTAAGCGCTGGCGAGAAGCCGAGAGTTCACCTGGAGCTGGGCGAGGTGCGAAAGATGGCCGAGCAAGTCGCCGTGACAGGAACCATCGGAACCCTGACCAGGAACTACACCCGTCTGGGCGAGATCGGTATCACCCACGTCGACATCGACGCAGGAAGCGGCAAGGCAGTGTTCGTCACGAAGTCCGGTGAACGGTTCGAGCTGCCGCTGAACATCCCCGAGGAGTGACCGGGCACCGGGGCCGGCCAAACCGCACGGCAGGCCCCGACACCCTCGGACCACCTGAATCCTGCAGCCGAGAGCCTCTAGGCGGGACGCCCGTGCTGGCCCTCAGATCCACGCTGAGCGACTTTCTCGCGGTCTGGGTACCCAAGGGCACCCTTGGCGCTACGGCGCAATGAGCTGTTGGTGACCTCGGCCACACTGCCCTAACAAACCCACCGTTGTTAGGGGCATATACAGATTGAGGGCCTCCCGAGAGGCCCGAATGTGTTAGGTGCGTCACGCACCCTGACAAGAACCCCCTTGTCAGGCGCATACACAACGAGAGGGCCGGAAACCGACAGGATCAATTCCTGACGAGTTACAGGCATATATGGTGGGAAGGGTTGAGAGACCCGGTGATCTCGGTCACTCATTGTTACAAACCCGTCGATGTTTCACCCATATATGGTGGGAAGAGAAAAAGCCCGGTGAACTGCATCACAATCTGAGATTGAGGCTGCGAACAGACCCCTATCTACATATGAGGGCCTGAGAGGCCCTCCTGGTGATGAAGTGAACTACGCCACACTTCAGGGTGTGGCTTGACAATTCGCTCGTATATATATTACGAGGGCCTAAGAAGGCCCGACCTAGTTTAGTGAGTTGCCTCACAATCTACGGTTGAGCTTGAAAATTATCGCCTACTTATATATGAGGGCCTTCGAGAGGCCCTCTGAGAGCCCGCGTCTGCGGCTCCTCCTGGAGAGCGCCTGATGGGCGCTCCACCTTATTCAGTCATCGGGCAGCCGCTGAGCTGCCCAGCTTGACATCCCCCAATCTTGCGAGCTTGAGCCCCGGTAGGTCGGTGCTCGCCGCATCCGGGTGTTCCCCAGGCACCCGGAGGTCGGTCGGTGTTGTTCTCTCCTCCGCCGACCGCCTGAACTTCCCGAGGTTGTCTGAACCTCGGTAGGCCGCTGTCCTTACCAGCGGAGAGACGGCTGGTTACCGTCTCGACTCCTTTTGGGGAGGGTTACTTGATCGAGAGCCCCGGTC
This genomic interval carries:
- a CDS encoding MFS transporter — its product is MSHDTQIAKARKAGFAAFVGTTIEWYDFYVYATAAALVFGEIFFPSDTDRLTGIAAAFATYAVGFFARPLGGIVFGHVGDRVGRRTALVVTLTLMGAGTFLIGALPTYAQIGFWAPLLLVMLRFVQGFAVGGEWGGAVLMAVEHAPEDKKTFYGGFAQLGNPAGALLATGFFSVLSTFGDDALRDWAWRLPFLCSALLIGVGLLVRLKVEESPVFESEVQTATEPEALPLKYAIVTNWRPILLGMGILPVAVGGYYLVTTFITAYATDPDVGLSETLVLNALSVAAVVELIATLGVAWLGDKVGRIRVVIYGLLAVAVLAAPQFLVLTSGSVVLIFLTFAVMRLVLAATYGPIAAVLSQMFRPQARYTSISLAYQGAGAIFGGLSPLVSTLMYQATGSVWPVIGLLIGMCAVSILCLLVAPQHVDHVDGESDESVGDLGAARAGASS
- a CDS encoding amidohydrolase gives rise to the protein MRKLFHHEASPLDATATVFTGGTLRTVDADTEGAEAFLVYGNRFAAVGTAAECREEARRIGTRTTDVIDLAGATVVPGFVDPHAHPLMYGQMLSWVDCGPEKARTIPEIVALLREAAGNQPAGIPVRGYGYEHRNLVEGRHPTKEELDQVGTDREVYLMNASGHGGVVNTFTLELHGVTRDTPNPPGGEFFRDADGELTGELSDAACNILTGVNGVKVGHHGPNFHLEDEPEEHLRQLSVAQEKFLEGGVTTIGDCQVTRREFDMYLRLAEQGRLETRVSMYLLSHLLDHALDTGLHGAFGNSRLAFGGIKFYADGTLGGWTAYFPDGYVGDPCRTGQLYHEPADYAALIAKAHAVGLQTATHAQSPTAIDMVLDAIEAAQKAHPDADARHRIEHCGLPTPEQITRMHALGVYPVNQPQHYYNWGEGVTAAIGTPGERFNPLGEFVEADVPVTISSDAPVAEPKPLEAIQAAVTRITRQGHQLGSNALRLTAAQALTAHTLNGARALGRESELGSISPGKRADFVVLGADPLTVDPHTIADIEVRETWIDGELAHSTRSDLLSTTATTEDQP
- a CDS encoding Lrp/AsnC family transcriptional regulator; the protein is MTVELDSKLIAALQSNGRATYRELAATVGAPRAAVSTRVQTLLDTGTVSVVAVAHPELLGLKAMAHVSVAVSGPVGPVAEALCASEAAVYISAVSGQYNIIAELRVPNQRDLYDAIAAIRAEPGVRTVNTLFYADVIKGIFMPKSALRADVRLDAKDVALIELLERNGRMPFLELAERTGLSPSAARNRVNHLIDSTALRVGAVVRRRGGGRTLAMGIGVSLGSRDREACAQIEDLPGIEFLARTLGRFDLIGTVAADSSGDLYALAEHIRTIDGVMALETWTHLEVFKEHYARSLDVRG
- a CDS encoding LLM class F420-dependent oxidoreductase codes for the protein MRLGLHALGIGTGARRAVIDSVAVAAENSGFATLWAGEHVVMVDRSESRYPYADDGRIAVPAVADWLDPMIGLSFAAAATHTIGVATGVLLLPEHNPVLMAKQAATLDLMSGGRLTLGVGIGWSREEFAALGIPFEGRGERAAEYVAAMRTLWRDDVATFEGAFVRVDSVRVNPKPVRDRRIPVVLGGNSDAALRRVAAWGDGWYGFSLDGVDAVTERIRTIHALCRDAGRDAEELRLAVALREVDPSDVDALAEAGVDELVLVESPPGDPGAAADWVASLARRWMPALG
- a CDS encoding YraN family protein, translated to MAHNLALGAHGEDLAARYLTEAGMEIVDRNWRSRYGEVDLIAAEGDWLVFVEVKTRRGLGYGSPAEAVTFSKQRRIRLLAVEWLRDSGRHWSRVRFDVVAIMIGHGPQPQIEHVRDAF
- a CDS encoding YifB family Mg chelatase-like AAA ATPase — encoded protein: MALGRAHSVAVTGVDGQLVEIEADIGRGLPAVHLVGLPDTELQEARDRIRAAVANSGEEWPDSKVILALSPATLPKVGSVYDLALVAAVLDAAKQVKRQRLRETVLLGELALDGRLRSVRGILPAVLAAKNAGWATVVVPVQSLPEAGLVGGVEVLGAHDLRAAIAWLREERDLEYPEPAQWVAQPVRADLSEVVGQAEARWAIEVAAAGAHHLMLTGPPGVGKTMLAQRLPGVLPPLTESESLEVTAIHSVAGLLPPERPLIDVPPFIAPHHTASVSALVGGGSGVAKPGAVSRAHRGVLFLDECAEIGTKVLEALRTPLEDGEVRIARRDGVARYPARFQLILAANPCPCAPAREADCVCAPTARRRYLGKLSGPLMDRVDLRVRMQAVATGAFKDEVGESTEDVRQRVAEARAAAGERWSDYGWRTNAEVPGPTLRQKFRLARPALAPVERALRKGLITARGADRALRVAWTVSDLAGLDMPGPEQVVTALGFRDRSFQ
- a CDS encoding recombinase family protein; the encoded protein is MDPQHKPTRALIVIRLSRLTDETTSPERQLEACERFCAARGWEVVGVAEDLDVSAGTTSPFERPSLSQWIGDGKDNPGRIGEFDTVVFYRVDRLVRRVRHLHDVIAWSERFDVNMVSATESHFDLSTTIGALIAQLVASFAEMELEGISQRATSAHRHNVQLGKFVGGSPPFGYMPEETPDGWRLVHDPDVVPIILEVVDRVLEGEPLRRITDDLNARGATTARDLVKQRKGKETEGHKWHSNVLKRRLMSPAMLGYALRREPLTDSKGKPKLSAKGAKLYGPEEIVRGPDGLPVQRAEPILPKPLFDRVVAELEARELQKEPTKRINSMLLRVLYCGVCGQPVYRAKGQGGRSDRYRCRSIQDGANCGNPSVLTYELDDLVEESILVLMGDSERLAHVWNPGEDNASELAEVEARLADRTGLIGVGAYKAGTPQRATLDTLIEADAKLYERLKAATPRPAGWTWEPTGETFAEWWAALDTGARNVYLRNMGVRVTYDKRPVPEQVSAGEKPRVHLELGEVRKMAEQVAVTGTIGTLTRNYTRLGEIGITHVDIDAGSGKAVFVTKSGERFELPLNIPEE